The following are encoded in a window of Sulfurimonas sp. C5 genomic DNA:
- the hemL gene encoding glutamate-1-semialdehyde 2,1-aminomutase, translating to MGTETSKKAFEEAQELIPGGVNSPVRAFKSVGGTPIFITEGEGAYLKDVDGNKYVDYVQSWGPLIFGHRDESIEAAVIEAVKHGLSFGAPTQAETELAKLVVGLFDSIDKVRFVSSGTEAVMSAIRLARGFTNRDDIVKFTGCYHGHSDSLLVEAGSGAATFGSPSSPGVPADFTKHTLLAEYNNIESVKKCFADSNNIACVIIEPIAGNMGLVPADKEFLHELRELCDANGTLLIFDEVMSGFRATLNGAESITGVKPDIVTLGKVIGGGMPVGAFGARAEIMAKLSPEGPVYQAGTLSGNPVAMAAGYAALSKLKQNGRVIDVLNTRAKRLVEGMKAAADECGVPMQIDTRGSMFGFFFNENPVKNFNDATKTDAELFAAFHAGMLKEGYYFACSLYETGFISTAITDQMIEDTIKASEKVLKEITNG from the coding sequence ATGGGTACAGAAACATCTAAAAAAGCATTTGAAGAAGCACAGGAACTTATACCGGGTGGTGTAAATTCTCCGGTTCGTGCGTTTAAAAGTGTTGGAGGGACACCAATATTTATCACAGAAGGTGAGGGTGCGTATTTAAAAGATGTAGATGGAAACAAGTATGTTGATTATGTGCAAAGCTGGGGACCGTTAATTTTCGGTCACAGAGATGAGAGCATAGAAGCGGCAGTAATTGAGGCAGTAAAACACGGTCTGAGTTTTGGAGCGCCGACTCAAGCAGAGACGGAACTTGCAAAACTTGTTGTTGGTTTGTTTGATTCAATCGATAAAGTAAGATTTGTAAGCAGCGGAACCGAAGCTGTTATGAGTGCAATCCGTCTAGCACGCGGTTTTACAAATAGAGATGATATTGTAAAGTTTACTGGTTGTTATCACGGGCATAGTGATTCACTTTTAGTTGAAGCTGGAAGCGGTGCTGCAACTTTTGGATCTCCAAGTTCACCTGGTGTTCCGGCTGACTTTACAAAACACACGCTTTTAGCCGAGTACAACAACATTGAAAGCGTAAAAAAATGTTTTGCAGATTCAAATAACATTGCTTGTGTTATCATTGAACCAATTGCCGGAAACATGGGACTAGTTCCAGCTGATAAAGAGTTCTTACATGAACTTCGTGAATTGTGTGATGCAAACGGTACATTGCTAATCTTCGATGAAGTTATGTCAGGTTTCAGAGCTACACTAAACGGTGCAGAGTCGATTACGGGCGTAAAACCTGACATCGTTACACTTGGAAAAGTGATCGGCGGCGGTATGCCTGTTGGAGCATTCGGTGCAAGAGCTGAGATTATGGCAAAACTAAGCCCGGAAGGTCCAGTTTATCAAGCGGGGACATTAAGCGGTAACCCTGTTGCTATGGCAGCAGGATACGCAGCGCTTTCAAAGTTAAAACAAAACGGCAGAGTAATAGATGTTCTCAACACTAGAGCAAAAAGACTTGTAGAAGGTATGAAAGCAGCAGCTGATGAGTGTGGTGTGCCAATGCAGATTGATACACGCGGAAGTATGTTTGGTTTTTTCTTTAATGAAAACCCTGTTAAAAACTTCAATGATGCTACTAAAACAGATGCTGAACTTTTTGCTGCGTTCCATGCAGGGATGTTAAAAGAAGGGTATTACTTTGCTTGTTCACTGTATGAGACAGGCTTTATATCAACAGCGATTACGGATCAAATGATCGAAGACACTATAAAAGCTAGTGAAAAAGTACTAAAAGAGATTACAAATGGATAA
- a CDS encoding HAD-IC family P-type ATPase, translating into MHKKNQWHSMDINAVYASIESNEKGLSSIEAQSRLQLHGLNKLQEEKKQSALMRFILQFHNVLIYVLIFAAILTFFLGHTTDSIVIISVVLINAIIGFIQEHGAQNALESIRKMLAYTAVVFRDGQKQKCDSEELVVGDIIQLEAGDRVLADIRIIKAHGLSAEEAILTGESDTVEKTPESVGENVTIADRSSMVFAGTTIASGIGLGVVVETAKKTELGRINRMLSSVQTLTTPLVEQMDRFAKLLTYIILLFSVAILLIGHYLQNMPFNEIFIAVVSLFVAAIPEGLPAVVTITLAVGVQAMVKRNAIVRHLPAIETLGSVSVICSDKTGTLTQNKMMVETIQSTIMQYVVKGTGYDPTGAIYTSAGKEVDFNQDDFIKMMAKCSALCSDANLYNENGQWSIDGSPTEGALVAFSHKVGLDTSEIRTKYLRSDFIPFDSKHKFMATLNHSHEDESLSIIKGAAEIILSMCHYQYIDANNIEILNKTFWEQKAKDIATQGQRIIAIAYKNVPAEKTSLSFNDLENGLILVGFIGIIDPPRVEAVDAIKECYSASIEVKMITGDHTVTASAIGKAIGLRNSEIVMSGKDIEHLSDEELQKAVLTTNIFARTTPEHKLRLVKALQANNKIVAMTGDGVNDTPALKRSNVGIAMGKKGTEAAKESSEFVLMDDNFASIVHAVREGRKVYDNIKKVIGWTLPTSVSEASVIIMAILLGMAMPITPIQILWANMITVVTLGVALAFEKEDQNIMKRKPRAIDEAILNRTVIWQIVYVTILFLIAVFGIYTYSISSGAQIEYAQTLAFNTLIFMEIFYLFYVRNMNTLIKSIREIVDCPVVWTAVTIVVCAQIIVTYTPFFQNIFTTKSLLLSEILLILCVGFVMFFLLEVEKYIRLRVLGFTS; encoded by the coding sequence ATGCATAAGAAGAATCAATGGCATAGTATGGACATCAATGCGGTATATGCAAGCATAGAAAGTAATGAAAAAGGTTTGAGTAGTATAGAAGCGCAATCCCGCCTGCAGCTTCATGGACTGAATAAACTTCAAGAAGAAAAAAAACAAAGTGCATTGATGCGTTTTATTCTGCAATTTCACAATGTTTTAATCTACGTACTGATTTTTGCTGCAATACTTACTTTCTTTCTCGGTCATACAACAGATTCTATTGTTATCATAAGTGTTGTACTCATCAATGCGATCATAGGATTTATACAAGAGCATGGAGCTCAGAACGCTCTTGAATCAATACGTAAAATGCTTGCATATACTGCCGTCGTTTTTCGTGACGGGCAAAAACAAAAATGCGATAGTGAAGAACTTGTCGTTGGTGATATCATACAGCTAGAAGCTGGAGATAGAGTTTTAGCCGATATCCGAATCATAAAAGCGCATGGCCTGAGTGCCGAAGAAGCGATTTTGACAGGAGAGTCTGATACTGTTGAAAAAACTCCTGAGAGTGTCGGTGAAAATGTAACTATCGCCGATCGAAGTTCTATGGTGTTTGCAGGGACTACAATTGCAAGTGGGATAGGCTTAGGAGTGGTTGTAGAAACTGCTAAAAAAACAGAGTTAGGGCGTATCAACAGAATGTTAAGTAGTGTACAAACACTGACAACACCATTAGTTGAACAAATGGATAGATTTGCAAAATTGCTAACGTATATCATTCTTCTTTTTTCAGTTGCAATTTTGTTGATAGGTCATTACTTGCAAAATATGCCGTTTAATGAGATCTTTATTGCTGTAGTCAGTTTGTTTGTTGCTGCTATTCCTGAAGGATTACCTGCCGTAGTTACGATAACTTTGGCTGTGGGTGTTCAAGCTATGGTGAAAAGAAATGCTATTGTTAGACATTTGCCTGCTATAGAGACTTTAGGCTCAGTTTCAGTTATATGTTCCGATAAGACAGGAACACTGACACAAAACAAGATGATGGTAGAAACGATTCAAAGTACAATAATGCAGTATGTTGTAAAGGGTACAGGGTATGATCCTACAGGTGCTATCTATACGTCAGCAGGAAAAGAAGTAGATTTTAATCAAGACGATTTTATAAAGATGATGGCAAAATGTTCTGCACTTTGCAGTGATGCTAATTTATACAATGAGAATGGTCAATGGAGTATTGATGGAAGTCCTACAGAAGGCGCATTAGTAGCATTTTCTCATAAAGTGGGTTTAGATACGAGTGAGATCCGTACTAAGTATCTCAGAAGTGATTTTATCCCTTTCGACTCCAAACACAAGTTTATGGCAACTCTCAATCATTCTCATGAAGATGAATCTTTGAGTATTATTAAAGGTGCTGCAGAGATTATTTTGTCTATGTGTCATTATCAATATATCGATGCAAACAATATAGAGATTTTAAACAAAACATTTTGGGAACAAAAAGCAAAAGATATAGCAACACAAGGGCAAAGGATTATTGCAATTGCGTATAAAAATGTACCTGCAGAAAAAACTTCTTTAAGTTTTAATGATCTCGAAAACGGGCTTATCCTAGTAGGTTTTATAGGGATTATAGATCCACCGAGAGTTGAAGCTGTTGATGCAATTAAAGAGTGTTATAGTGCATCTATAGAAGTGAAAATGATTACGGGTGATCATACGGTAACCGCTTCAGCTATAGGCAAAGCAATAGGTCTTAGAAATTCTGAGATTGTAATGAGTGGAAAAGATATTGAACATCTAAGTGATGAAGAGTTGCAAAAAGCAGTTCTAACGACAAATATTTTTGCACGTACGACACCAGAACATAAACTACGTTTAGTTAAAGCTTTGCAGGCAAATAATAAAATTGTAGCAATGACTGGTGACGGCGTTAATGATACTCCTGCATTAAAAAGGTCCAATGTAGGTATTGCAATGGGGAAAAAGGGTACAGAAGCAGCGAAGGAATCAAGCGAATTTGTTTTGATGGATGATAATTTTGCTTCAATCGTTCATGCAGTACGAGAGGGTAGAAAAGTATATGACAATATTAAAAAGGTTATCGGCTGGACACTACCTACGAGTGTTTCTGAAGCATCTGTAATCATTATGGCAATACTCTTGGGGATGGCAATGCCTATTACACCTATTCAAATATTATGGGCAAATATGATAACAGTGGTAACATTGGGAGTTGCATTGGCATTTGAAAAAGAGGATCAAAACATTATGAAAAGAAAACCACGAGCAATAGATGAAGCAATTTTGAATAGAACAGTAATATGGCAGATAGTTTATGTCACTATTTTATTTTTAATAGCTGTATTTGGAATTTATACATATTCAATCAGTAGTGGTGCACAAATTGAATATGCGCAAACACTGGCTTTTAATACACTTATTTTTATGGAGATCTTTTATTTATTTTATGTCAGAAATATGAATACACTTATCAAAAGTATCAGAGAAATTGTGGACTGTCCTGTAGTATGGACTGCTGTTACAATAGTGGTTTGTGCTCAAATTATTGTAACTTATACACCATTTTTCCAAAATATTTTTACCACAAAATCTCTTTTATTATCAGAAATTTTGTTAATTCTTTGTGTCGGTTTTGTAATGTTTTTTTTATTGGAAGTAGAGAAGTATATTCGATTAAGAGTTTTAGGTTTTACATCATAA
- a CDS encoding energy transducer TonB has product MNRSTFALFVAILIHLLIFLFLWIAVHYVPDVKKTQSKEERKIKISLKELPKKHKESGLTKQKTPEPKMAPPMPKGSQLKEIVKQPPVKYEPKQPPKPTKLNKPKKVEEKVKKKEPKIEPLPPKKPYIPLFTKQEDLNKTEEIVKEKPKDALSWMYEDKSKYEKKQKQKSYSDGGNISQDIKELYGEEFGKLSPGQQKYILDNQEIMRRITQQVLNRVARVNIPRDLNVNRYNVVQFYLHPNGDISDFKFLSKSGYYILDDTTKETIEYAYSKYPRPKEKTLIRYNVYYHLANY; this is encoded by the coding sequence TTGAATAGATCGACTTTTGCACTCTTTGTTGCCATTCTTATTCACTTACTCATATTTTTATTCTTATGGATTGCAGTACACTACGTTCCTGACGTAAAAAAGACACAGTCAAAAGAGGAAAGAAAGATCAAAATTTCTTTGAAAGAACTTCCTAAAAAACATAAAGAATCAGGACTTACAAAACAAAAAACTCCCGAACCAAAAATGGCTCCCCCTATGCCTAAAGGCTCACAGCTAAAAGAGATAGTTAAACAGCCTCCTGTAAAATATGAACCGAAGCAGCCCCCAAAACCAACAAAACTGAATAAACCTAAAAAGGTGGAAGAAAAAGTCAAGAAAAAAGAACCTAAAATTGAACCTTTACCACCTAAAAAACCATATATTCCTCTTTTTACAAAACAAGAAGATCTCAATAAGACAGAAGAGATTGTAAAAGAAAAACCAAAAGATGCTCTTTCATGGATGTATGAAGACAAATCAAAATATGAGAAAAAACAGAAACAAAAAAGCTATTCAGACGGTGGAAACATCTCTCAAGACATTAAAGAACTTTACGGTGAGGAATTCGGTAAACTCTCTCCTGGACAGCAAAAATATATCTTAGACAACCAAGAGATTATGAGACGTATAACACAACAAGTCCTTAACCGTGTTGCTCGTGTAAACATCCCTCGAGATCTAAACGTAAACCGTTACAATGTTGTACAGTTTTATCTCCATCCAAATGGTGATATAAGTGATTTTAAATTTTTATCTAAGAGCGGTTATTACATCCTTGATGATACGACAAAAGAAACTATTGAGTATGCTTACAGCAAGTACCCTCGTCCCAAAGAAAAAACACTTATTCGCTACAATGTATACTATCATCTAGCAAATTATTAA
- a CDS encoding glutaminase, whose amino-acid sequence MDYQKILEEIAEEIKPLLHKGKVADYIPALSEVSPEHFALSITLSDGTQYHVGDSQTLFSIQSISKVFTFILSLKAYGTHMYDRIGVEPSGNPFNSLVQLEYEHGKPRNPFINAGAVNVTDALVSHYGSCEITISEVLRFIRSIADDESIGFSERVAASEMEHGFRNMALANLMKSFNNFDNCVEEVVKTYFKHCAIEMNTAMLSRAMLFLSNYGKDPINGKTYITPQQAKRVNAVMLTCGHYDASGDFAFHVGLPGKSGVGGGIVAVLPNIMGIAVWSPGLNAQGNSLVGTKALELFTTKTGISIF is encoded by the coding sequence ATGGATTATCAAAAAATATTGGAAGAGATAGCCGAAGAGATTAAACCACTACTACATAAAGGTAAAGTGGCTGATTATATTCCAGCACTCTCAGAAGTTAGTCCGGAACATTTTGCCTTATCAATAACACTTTCTGACGGAACTCAGTACCATGTCGGGGATTCTCAAACACTTTTTTCCATACAAAGTATCTCCAAAGTTTTTACATTTATATTATCTTTGAAGGCTTACGGTACACATATGTATGATCGTATTGGAGTTGAACCTTCAGGTAATCCTTTTAATTCGTTAGTACAACTTGAATATGAACATGGCAAGCCACGTAATCCTTTTATAAACGCAGGTGCCGTGAATGTTACAGATGCTCTTGTGAGTCACTATGGCAGCTGTGAAATAACAATTTCAGAGGTACTCAGATTTATCCGATCAATTGCAGATGATGAGAGTATTGGCTTTAGTGAAAGGGTGGCTGCTTCAGAGATGGAGCACGGATTTAGAAATATGGCCTTAGCAAATCTGATGAAAAGTTTTAATAACTTTGACAACTGTGTTGAAGAGGTTGTCAAAACATACTTTAAGCACTGTGCTATTGAAATGAATACAGCAATGCTTTCGCGTGCTATGTTGTTTTTGTCTAATTATGGAAAAGATCCGATTAACGGTAAAACTTACATTACGCCGCAACAAGCTAAAAGGGTGAATGCCGTAATGCTTACTTGTGGGCATTACGATGCTTCAGGCGATTTTGCTTTTCATGTAGGACTTCCTGGAAAAAGTGGTGTTGGAGGAGGTATTGTAGCCGTACTGCCTAATATAATGGGTATTGCTGTATGGTCCCCAGGTTTGAATGCTCAAGGCAATTCACTTGTAGGTACAAAAGCACTGGAACTCTTTACAACAAAGACGGGTATTTCAATCTTTTAA
- a CDS encoding AtpZ/AtpI family protein: MDKQNQEEQPRFKPLIEAADHLSLGISIVVAVLMGVGIGWLLQRWTGAGWTMFIGVFIGVAAAILNVYKAYSKQYKEFEELAKERSERMKPHFDKDDDDEDYGEKNY; encoded by the coding sequence ATGGATAAACAAAATCAAGAGGAACAACCTCGTTTTAAACCGTTAATTGAAGCGGCAGATCACCTTTCTTTAGGGATCTCGATCGTAGTTGCCGTACTTATGGGTGTCGGTATCGGCTGGTTATTACAACGCTGGACTGGTGCAGGCTGGACTATGTTTATCGGTGTATTTATCGGTGTAGCTGCGGCAATACTGAATGTTTACAAAGCATACTCTAAACAGTACAAAGAGTTTGAAGAGTTGGCAAAAGAGAGAAGTGAGCGTATGAAGCCTCATTTTGACAAAGATGACGATGATGAGGACTATGGTGAGAAAAACTATTAG